In the genome of Neovison vison isolate M4711 chromosome 3, ASM_NN_V1, whole genome shotgun sequence, one region contains:
- the MMP11 gene encoding stromelysin-3, with amino-acid sequence MARAAGFRGAVLRVLLLPLLLLLLPPPPLLARAPQPLDAHRRHPLRKGSQPWHEAASGSLAPAPTAQESPRPASSPRPPRCGVPDPPDGLSARNRQKRFVLSGGRWEKTDLTYRILRFPWQLVREQVRQTVAEALQVWSEVTPLTFTEVHEGHADITIDFTRYWHGDNLPFDGPGGILAHAFFPKTHREGDVHFDYDETWTIGNNQGTDLLQVAAHEFGHVLGLQHTTAAKALMSPFYTFRYPLSLSPDDRRGIQHLYGRPRPAPTSRPPAVGPQAGVDTNEIAPLETEAPPDACEATFDAVSTIRGELFFFKAGFVWRLRGGRLQPGYPALASRHWQGLPSPVDAAFEDAQGHIWFFQGAQYWVYNGEKPVLGPAPISELGLLGSPIQAALAWGPEKNKIYFFGGGDYWRFHLSTGRVDSPVPRRATDWRGVPPEIDAAFRDADGYAYFLRGRLYWKFDPVKVKALEGFPRLVGPDFFGCTEPANTFR; translated from the exons GATGCACACCGCCGCCACCCTCTGAGGAAGGGGTCACAGCCCTGGCATGAAGCCGCTTCCGGCAGCCTGGCACCTGCCCCTACTGCCCAGGAGAGTCCCCGGCCTGCCAGCAGTCCCAGACCCCCCCGCTGCGGTGTGCCTGACCCGCCTGATGGGTTGAGCGCCCGCAACCGACAAAAGCGGTTCGTGCTGTCAGGCGGGCGCTGGGAAAAAACGGACCTCACCTACAG gatCCTCCGGTTCCCATGGCAGCTGGTGCGGGAGCAGGTGCGGCAGACGGTAGCAGAGGCCCTGCAGGTGTGGAGCGAGGTGACACCACTCACCTTCACCGAGGTGCATGAGGGCCACGCTGACATCACAATCGACTTCACCAG GTACTGGCATGGGGACAACCTGCCATTTGATGGGCCCGGGGGAATCCTGGCTCATGCCTTTTTCCCCAAGACCCACCGAGAAGGAGATGTCCACTTCGACTACGACGAGACCTGGACTATCGGGAACAATCAGG GCACAGACCTCCTGCAGGTGGCAGCCCATGAATTTGGCCATGTGCTGGGGCTGCAGCACACGACGGCTGCTAAGGCACTTATGTCCCCCTTCTACACCTTCCGCTATCCGCTGAGCCTCAGTCCAGATGACCGCAGGGGCATTCAGCACCTCTACGGGCGACCACGGCCAGCCCCCACCTCCAGGCCCCCAGCTGTGGGCCCCCAGGCTGGGGTGGACACCAACGAGATTGCCCCACTGGAG ACGGAAGCCCCGCCGGATGCCTGCGAGGCCACCTTTGATGCGGTCTCTACCATCCGTGGCGAGCTCTTCTTCTTCAAGGCGGGCTTTGTGTGGCGGCTGCGTGGGGGCCGGCTGCAGCCTGGCTACCCGGCCCTGGCTTCTCGCCACTGGCAGGGACTGCCCAGCCCCGTGGATGCAGCCTTTGAAGATGCCCAGGGCCACATCTGGTTCTTCCAAG GTGCTCAATACTGGGTGTACAACGGTGAGAAGCCAGTCTTGGGCCCTGCACCCATCTCTGAGCTGGGCCTGCTGGGGTCACCCATCCAGGCCGCCTTGGCCTGGGGCCCTGAGAAGAACAAGATCTACTTCTTCGGTGGCGGAGACTACTGGCGCTTCCACCTCAGCACCGGCCGGGTAGACAGCCCTGTGCCCCGCAGGGCCACTGACTGGCGAGGGGTGCCCCCAGAGATCGACGCCGCCTTCCGGGATGCTGATG gCTATGCCTACTTTCTACGTGGTCGCCTCTATTGGAAGTTCGACCCTGTGAAGGTGAAGGCCTTGGAGGGCTTCCCCCGCCTCGTGGGCCCTGACTTCTTCGGCTGTACCGAGCCTGCCAACACTTTCCGCTAA